The Mucilaginibacter terrenus genome has a segment encoding these proteins:
- a CDS encoding cupin domain-containing protein yields the protein MSLPEERQGDPKVEAGSAINVLPGIKHWHGASPDAEMIHTAIGINTEKGIVNWLEPVTDEQYYAAQ from the coding sequence ATGTCACTACCAGAAGAAAGGCAAGGCGATCCAAAAGTTGAAGCTGGCAGTGCTATTAACGTATTGCCCGGTATTAAACACTGGCACGGCGCATCGCCAGACGCAGAAATGATCCATACCGCAATCGGCATCAACACTGAAAAAGGTATTGTAAACTGGTTGGAACCCGTAACTGACGAGCAGTACTACGCTGCTCAATAA
- a CDS encoding polysaccharide biosynthesis/export family protein, with product MKKTSLTFLVLLSAFAVLSSLNSCISSRKLAYFNNIKADSVSQIDVQKLETKINANDILQINISTPDITTTGFLNSAVAISSSGGQGGVNGYLVDQSGAIKLPLLGTINAAGLTKGQLSDSITKALLVRKIAVNPIVNVRILNYKITVLGEVNHPGVVPVPNEHITLPEALGSAGDLTAFGKRDNVLLIREQDGKRITKRFSLNNSQMFDKDIYNLQNQDILYVEPNNARAASSDRSTQLIPYAFSAISLLLVIYLNIIRK from the coding sequence ATGAAAAAAACTTCCTTAACCTTCCTGGTGCTTCTGTCAGCTTTTGCAGTTCTTTCTTCATTAAACTCTTGTATTAGTTCCCGTAAGCTGGCGTATTTTAACAATATCAAAGCAGACAGCGTCTCGCAAATAGACGTTCAAAAGTTGGAAACAAAAATTAACGCCAATGATATTCTCCAGATAAATATTTCAACGCCAGATATAACAACCACAGGATTTTTGAATTCTGCAGTAGCTATTAGCAGCAGCGGTGGCCAGGGCGGAGTAAACGGATATTTGGTAGATCAATCTGGCGCCATTAAATTACCATTGCTGGGCACTATTAATGCGGCCGGGCTTACCAAAGGCCAGCTATCAGATTCTATAACAAAAGCCTTGCTTGTCAGGAAGATAGCAGTTAACCCCATAGTTAACGTTAGAATATTGAATTATAAAATTACTGTTTTAGGGGAAGTAAACCACCCTGGTGTTGTTCCGGTTCCTAACGAACACATCACGCTGCCGGAAGCCTTAGGTTCTGCAGGGGACCTTACCGCATTTGGCAAGCGCGACAATGTTTTGCTGATAAGAGAGCAGGATGGGAAAAGAATAACAAAAAGGTTTAGCTTAAACAATAGCCAGATGTTTGATAAGGATATTTACAACCTGCAAAATCAGGACATTTTATATGTTGAGCCAAATAACGCCAGAGCGGCATCGTCTGACAGGAGCACGCAGCTAATTCCATATGCTTTCAGTGCAATATCATTGCTCCTGGTTATTTACCTTAATATCATTAGAAAATAG
- a CDS encoding GumC family protein: protein MKNTSTNATNPFEGTTSQNAISAIAFRYLPFWPIFVFTIVVSLLISYIYIHYQTPIYEANSTILLKDYRTGGGDGANVLEALGVSASVKTVENEIEMLKSRTLTEQVVKDLGLYTQVYSKGTLRDVLIYPNPVKFIALNPNELQNSPNLPISFEYLPTKNYITISGKKYVLGSPVRTPYGDFIINPVKTLSNVSEQGYKGEFYLQIRTVKDAAKSILGALTVAQGARQSSLISLKLADQVPIRAEDILNDLVTVYNKAGIDEKVLSATNTLNFINSRLALVQHELSGVETEMQDYRTTQGIVDLSAEGRTYLANAQRNDDQLAQLQIQLDVLNQVEKYIVGKRNQSGTVPSTLGINDPILTQLLDRLYTAELELSNLKQTAGENSPPVAAVQERINQIKPSLLENLNALKQNLLATQRRIRSESGVNTSQLKTVPSKERKFLEISRQQAIKNNIYTLLLTKREEVELSRAAAVADSRIVNFAESRGAPIKPVPLNIYLFGLAVGVIIGISFVLIREQYNREVLFRSEIEKKTKATVLAELVHDTTGEAVVIKDGSRTVIAEQFRALRTALSFIGIQGDKKTILVTSSISGEGKSFTAVNLAVSLALTGKKVAIMEFDLRKPKISKMMDIKQEPGISNYMAGLATYQDINLSLESYGIPGLHILPAGTIPPNPTELMLNGKLDELIAKLKEEFDYILIDSPPIGLVTDAKILNKYVDVCLYMVRHKYTPKYYLNLIDHIYSNNELKNVNIIFNGLKLRGMLGSYTVGYGYGYGFGYGYGYGYTDEGKDEKNDSKGVKGLFKKR, encoded by the coding sequence ATGAAGAACACCTCTACCAATGCAACTAATCCTTTTGAAGGAACAACCTCTCAAAATGCGATAAGTGCGATTGCTTTCAGATACCTCCCTTTTTGGCCGATCTTTGTTTTTACGATTGTAGTATCGCTCTTAATCAGTTATATCTACATACATTATCAAACACCTATTTACGAGGCAAATTCCACCATTTTGCTGAAGGATTACAGAACAGGTGGCGGCGATGGTGCTAACGTTCTTGAAGCGCTGGGTGTATCAGCATCGGTAAAAACTGTAGAGAATGAAATAGAGATGCTCAAATCGCGAACATTGACAGAGCAGGTTGTAAAAGATCTGGGGTTATACACGCAGGTTTACAGCAAAGGTACCCTGAGGGATGTATTAATTTATCCAAATCCTGTTAAATTTATAGCTCTTAATCCCAACGAGCTTCAAAATTCACCCAATCTCCCTATTTCGTTCGAATATCTTCCTACAAAGAACTATATAACTATATCAGGCAAAAAATACGTGCTCGGCTCACCTGTACGTACCCCCTATGGCGATTTCATCATCAATCCGGTTAAGACCTTGTCAAATGTCTCAGAACAAGGGTACAAAGGGGAATTTTACTTGCAAATAAGGACCGTAAAGGATGCAGCTAAAAGTATTCTTGGAGCTTTAACTGTAGCACAAGGTGCCAGGCAATCATCATTGATAAGCTTAAAGCTGGCAGACCAGGTGCCTATTCGTGCAGAAGATATTTTAAACGATTTAGTCACTGTTTATAACAAAGCCGGCATAGACGAAAAAGTACTTTCGGCAACCAACACGTTAAATTTCATAAACTCTCGCTTAGCGCTCGTCCAGCATGAGTTATCGGGCGTAGAAACAGAAATGCAGGATTACCGCACCACGCAAGGTATAGTGGATTTATCAGCCGAGGGGCGTACGTACCTGGCCAACGCACAGAGGAATGACGACCAGTTGGCACAGTTACAAATACAACTGGATGTACTTAACCAGGTTGAGAAGTATATTGTTGGTAAACGGAACCAATCGGGCACCGTACCATCAACATTAGGTATAAACGACCCTATTCTTACACAGCTACTTGACAGGCTTTATACTGCTGAACTAGAGTTATCTAACTTAAAGCAAACGGCCGGGGAAAATTCACCGCCAGTAGCCGCTGTTCAGGAGCGTATTAACCAGATTAAGCCTAGTTTACTGGAGAATTTAAACGCGTTAAAGCAAAACCTTCTTGCAACGCAGAGAAGGATAAGGTCTGAAAGTGGGGTAAATACATCTCAATTAAAAACGGTACCATCTAAAGAGCGCAAGTTTTTAGAAATAAGCCGACAGCAAGCCATTAAGAACAACATTTATACCTTGCTTCTTACAAAGCGGGAAGAGGTTGAACTATCACGTGCAGCTGCAGTTGCGGATAGCCGGATTGTAAATTTCGCTGAAAGCAGGGGAGCGCCTATAAAGCCTGTTCCGCTTAATATTTATCTGTTTGGTTTGGCAGTAGGGGTAATTATAGGGATTTCTTTTGTGCTGATTAGAGAGCAATATAATCGCGAAGTGCTATTCCGGTCAGAAATTGAAAAGAAAACAAAAGCTACCGTACTTGCCGAATTGGTACATGACACAACCGGCGAAGCAGTTGTAATAAAGGATGGCAGCCGAACAGTAATCGCCGAGCAGTTTAGGGCCTTACGTACAGCACTCAGCTTTATTGGTATACAAGGCGACAAAAAAACTATCCTGGTCACCTCATCTATATCCGGGGAAGGTAAAAGCTTTACAGCTGTAAACCTTGCAGTAAGTTTGGCACTTACAGGTAAAAAGGTTGCCATTATGGAGTTTGACCTTCGTAAGCCAAAAATCAGCAAAATGATGGACATCAAGCAGGAGCCGGGCATTAGTAACTACATGGCCGGGCTTGCAACCTATCAGGACATAAACTTATCTTTAGAGAGTTATGGCATACCGGGCTTACACATTTTACCGGCGGGTACCATACCGCCAAACCCAACAGAATTGATGCTGAATGGTAAGCTTGATGAATTGATTGCAAAGCTGAAAGAGGAATTTGATTATATTTTAATTGACTCTCCACCTATTGGTTTGGTAACAGATGCAAAGATTCTAAACAAGTATGTAGATGTTTGTCTTTATATGGTAAGGCATAAATACACTCCTAAGTATTACCTTAACTTAATCGACCATATATACAGCAACAATGAGTTAAAGAACGTGAATATCATTTTTAACGGTCTCAAGTTGCGGGGTATGCTGGGCAGCTATACTGTTGGTTATGGTTATGGTTACGGTTTTGGCTATGGCTATGGCTACGGCTATACCGACGAGGGAAAAGACGAAAAAAATGATTCTAAAGGGGTAAAAGGCCTCTTTAAAAAGCGTTAA
- a CDS encoding SRPBCC family protein: protein MAQATKITVEATANAPVEKVWKLWNNPADIMIWNTADPSWHTPSSENDLRVGGKFKNRMEAKDGNFGFDFEGVYDSVVLNKEITYTMADGRQATTLFTEEDGKTHLTTTFDPETQNGPEFQKQGWQSILNSFIKYAETH from the coding sequence ATGGCACAAGCAACAAAAATTACAGTAGAAGCAACAGCAAACGCACCTGTAGAAAAAGTTTGGAAACTTTGGAACAACCCGGCAGACATTATGATATGGAACACGGCCGACCCCAGCTGGCACACACCAAGCAGCGAGAACGACCTTAGGGTTGGCGGCAAGTTTAAGAACCGGATGGAGGCTAAAGACGGCAACTTTGGCTTCGACTTTGAAGGTGTATATGACAGCGTGGTTTTAAATAAAGAGATTACCTACACCATGGCTGATGGCCGGCAGGCAACCACCCTGTTTACTGAAGAAGACGGTAAAACACACCTAACAACCACATTTGATCCTGAAACGCAAAATGGCCCTGAGTTTCAGAAACAGGGCTGGCAGTCCATCTTAAACAGCTTTATTAAATACGCGGAAACCCACTAA
- a CDS encoding peroxiredoxin, which translates to MSLRIGDDAPNFKAKTSNGEIDFYEYLGDSWGVLFSHPADYTPVCTTELGKTASLKDEFDKRNVKVIALSTDNVESHKGWINDINETQGVEVTFPIIGDESREISQAYDMIHPNASLTATVRSLFVIGPDKKIKLIISYPASTGRNFQEILRVIDSLQLTAYHSVATPADWKDGEDVVVLPSIKTEDIPAKFPKGHKVIKPYLRTTPQPNK; encoded by the coding sequence ATGAGCTTACGCATTGGCGACGACGCCCCAAATTTTAAAGCAAAAACATCAAACGGAGAAATTGATTTCTACGAATACCTGGGCGACAGCTGGGGTGTGCTATTCTCGCACCCGGCGGATTATACACCTGTTTGCACTACCGAACTTGGTAAAACAGCATCGTTAAAAGATGAGTTTGACAAACGTAATGTAAAGGTGATTGCACTGAGTACTGACAATGTGGAATCGCACAAAGGATGGATAAACGATATCAACGAAACACAGGGCGTAGAGGTTACCTTTCCGATAATAGGAGACGAGAGCAGGGAAATATCCCAAGCGTATGATATGATACATCCTAACGCTTCTCTTACCGCAACAGTACGCTCGTTGTTTGTAATAGGGCCGGATAAAAAGATTAAACTGATCATCAGCTACCCGGCATCAACAGGACGTAACTTCCAGGAGATTTTAAGGGTGATAGATTCGTTGCAGTTAACTGCTTACCACAGTGTGGCAACTCCCGCAGATTGGAAGGACGGTGAAGATGTAGTAGTGCTGCCATCCATCAAAACAGAAGATATACCGGCTAAGTTCCCTAAGGGGCATAAGGTGATAAAACCTTACCTCAGGACAACTCCGCAGCCTAACAAATAA
- a CDS encoding class I SAM-dependent methyltransferase, whose amino-acid sequence MQDTLQQQFGNIDIYLFDQLLKGTFSNCQTILDAGCGGGRNLIYFLQNGYNVFGVDPNPDAVAQVRDMAAVLAPNLPSTNFIVTPAEDLPFADASFDLVISSAVLHFAETIEHFDAMVTSMWRVLKPGGYFFARLASDIGIEGKVMPLGNNRYLLPDGSERFLVNQQILLNYTRDLNGELFEPIKTTNVQNLRCMTTWCVQKL is encoded by the coding sequence ATGCAAGACACCCTACAGCAACAGTTTGGTAATATCGATATTTACCTGTTCGATCAGCTGTTAAAAGGCACCTTTAGCAACTGCCAAACCATATTAGATGCAGGTTGCGGCGGTGGCCGTAATCTGATCTATTTCCTGCAGAATGGTTATAACGTATTCGGAGTGGACCCTAACCCCGATGCGGTGGCACAGGTGCGCGATATGGCTGCGGTGCTTGCACCTAATCTGCCATCTACAAACTTTATAGTGACACCTGCGGAAGACCTGCCCTTTGCTGATGCATCTTTCGACTTGGTCATCAGCAGCGCGGTACTGCATTTTGCCGAAACCATTGAACACTTTGATGCGATGGTCACCTCCATGTGGCGGGTGCTGAAACCGGGTGGTTACTTTTTTGCTCGACTGGCATCAGACATTGGTATAGAGGGCAAAGTTATGCCCTTGGGCAACAACCGTTACCTCCTTCCTGATGGTTCAGAACGGTTCCTGGTAAACCAGCAGATATTGCTGAACTATACCCGTGACTTAAACGGTGAATTATTTGAGCCTATAAAAACAACCAACGTGCAAAATCTCCGCTGCATGACTACCTGGTGCGTGCAAAAACTCTAA
- a CDS encoding carbohydrate binding family 9 domain-containing protein: protein MSTLKFTLLLGCCCLLALTSYAQKKNINYRYQIHRSASKIKIDGLLDEAGWQAADTTTDFAMVLPMDTSRTNVRTTVRMTYDDDNLYISAVCYQPTSGYMVESLKRDFNFGKNDNFIFFLDPFDARTDGFSFGANAAGAQWDGTMYEGSKVDLSWDNKWYSVVKNYPDRYVFEAAIPFKTIRYKKGIREWGVNFSRNDLKTTEKSAWAPVPRQFPTASLAYTGTIVWDEAPPVANSNISVIPYALAGVTKDYTNHTGTDWRKDVGGDVKIGLTSSLNLDLTVNPDFSQVDVDQQVINLNRYELFFPEKRQFFLENGDLFANFGYADIRPFFSRRIGLNAPIRAGGRMTGKINKNWRVGVMDVQTGQSGAGNLPAQNFGIVTLQRRVFSRSNIGIMFVNKDGTGSAPNPGNTSPAYNRNLGVEYNLASSNNLWTGKLLGLKSFTPGVKGHDYVQAAHLQYLSKYWTLYLQQQYVGRNYNAEVGYVPRNGYNKLNPLLLHNFFPKSGAVLSHGVQLSSNYFFDEHYKRTDNESILSYIVTFRNRSVLTFSGLDTYVKLLRPFDPTNTGKPMLPVGFENHWNTGDVQYASKPQSLFTYLGEVSYGGYYDDGTRLALIGQIGYRFQPFVNLSLNLAFNDLHLPQPYGRNKFWLIGPRADVTFTNTLYFTTYVQYNEQANNMNINTRLQWRYKPASDFFIVYGDNSIPSPFMAKNRQLVIKWTYWWNI from the coding sequence GTGTCTACACTTAAATTTACGTTGCTGCTTGGCTGCTGCTGTCTGCTTGCATTGACCTCTTACGCACAGAAAAAAAATATCAATTATCGGTACCAGATACACCGCAGTGCATCTAAAATTAAGATAGATGGCCTGCTGGATGAAGCCGGCTGGCAAGCTGCTGATACGACCACCGACTTTGCTATGGTATTGCCAATGGATACCAGTCGGACTAATGTACGCACCACCGTGCGGATGACCTATGACGATGATAACCTTTATATATCTGCGGTTTGTTATCAGCCTACATCGGGGTATATGGTGGAGTCGCTGAAGCGTGACTTCAACTTTGGTAAAAACGATAATTTCATCTTTTTTCTTGACCCCTTTGACGCACGTACAGATGGTTTTAGCTTTGGCGCCAATGCAGCCGGTGCACAATGGGATGGTACCATGTATGAGGGCAGCAAGGTAGACCTGAGCTGGGACAACAAATGGTATTCTGTAGTGAAGAACTACCCGGACCGCTACGTTTTTGAAGCGGCTATTCCTTTTAAGACCATCAGATACAAAAAGGGCATTCGCGAGTGGGGGGTAAACTTCAGTCGTAACGATCTGAAGACAACCGAAAAGTCGGCATGGGCACCGGTGCCGAGGCAGTTCCCAACGGCTTCGCTGGCTTATACCGGCACTATTGTTTGGGACGAAGCGCCTCCGGTGGCCAATAGCAATATCTCGGTAATACCTTACGCACTTGCCGGTGTAACAAAAGATTACACCAACCACACCGGTACCGATTGGCGTAAAGATGTTGGCGGCGACGTGAAGATCGGACTTACCTCTTCGCTTAATCTCGACCTGACGGTTAACCCGGACTTCTCCCAGGTGGATGTAGACCAGCAGGTGATCAATCTTAACCGTTACGAGTTGTTCTTCCCGGAGAAGCGACAGTTCTTCCTGGAGAACGGCGACCTGTTTGCCAATTTTGGTTATGCGGATATCCGCCCGTTCTTTTCGCGCCGGATAGGGCTCAACGCACCTATACGTGCCGGCGGCCGTATGACGGGTAAGATTAATAAGAACTGGCGCGTAGGAGTAATGGATGTGCAAACCGGCCAATCCGGCGCGGGTAACCTGCCGGCGCAAAACTTTGGAATTGTTACCCTGCAGCGGCGCGTTTTCTCCCGCTCTAACATCGGGATTATGTTTGTTAATAAGGATGGTACAGGCAGCGCGCCCAACCCGGGCAACACTTCGCCTGCTTATAACCGCAACCTGGGTGTAGAGTATAACCTAGCCTCATCAAATAACTTGTGGACAGGTAAGCTGCTTGGGTTAAAGTCGTTCACACCCGGCGTGAAAGGCCATGATTATGTGCAGGCCGCGCACCTGCAATACCTAAGCAAATACTGGACGTTATACCTGCAACAGCAGTATGTAGGCCGTAATTACAATGCCGAGGTTGGCTACGTACCCCGCAACGGTTACAATAAGCTTAACCCATTGCTGCTGCATAACTTTTTTCCAAAAAGTGGTGCAGTGCTTTCGCATGGGGTGCAACTGTCTTCCAACTATTTTTTTGACGAACACTATAAACGTACCGATAATGAAAGCATCCTGAGCTATATAGTTACTTTCCGAAATCGTAGTGTGCTCACCTTTTCGGGCCTGGATACTTACGTAAAGCTGCTGCGGCCGTTCGACCCTACGAACACCGGCAAACCGATGCTGCCTGTTGGTTTTGAGAACCACTGGAACACCGGAGACGTGCAGTATGCATCTAAACCGCAAAGCCTGTTCACATATTTGGGTGAAGTATCTTACGGCGGTTATTATGATGATGGTACGCGCCTGGCGCTGATAGGGCAGATAGGTTACCGATTCCAGCCATTTGTAAACTTGTCGCTTAACCTGGCCTTTAATGATCTGCATCTGCCGCAGCCTTACGGACGTAATAAATTCTGGCTGATCGGTCCTCGCGCGGATGTCACCTTTACTAATACGCTGTACTTTACCACCTATGTACAGTATAACGAGCAGGCTAACAATATGAACATAAACACCCGCCTGCAATGGCGCTACAAGCCTGCATCGGACTTCTTTATTGTATATGGCGACAACTCTATCCCTTCACCATTTATGGCCAAAAACCGCCAATTGGTAATAAAGTGGACGTATTGGTGGAATATATAG
- a CDS encoding GlxA family transcriptional regulator — MLISVFVPEYGVIEAITPPFRTFHTANDILIASGKKPVFTVEYVGLSEYVPANNGEYIIKTNRLVKDVTETDLLIIPPAFGDTAQGVKANAEALPYFKKLHDKGCSVASLCLGAFLLAETGLLNGKKCSTHWAHIDEFRKRYPDVEVEDGAIITQHGNIYSSGGASSLWNLILYLVEKFAGREIAVTVSKYFALDIGRAGQSQFAIFKGQKNHGDDDIRKVQDYIEKQYSDKILTGTLADLIHSSRRTFERRFKEATNNTTTEYLQRVRIEASKALFEASRKNVTEIMLEVGYSDVRAFRDTFKKITGLTPIEYKNKFARTAYEV, encoded by the coding sequence ATGCTAATATCCGTTTTTGTACCAGAATATGGGGTTATAGAAGCTATTACACCGCCCTTCAGGACCTTTCATACAGCAAATGATATCTTAATTGCTTCCGGCAAAAAACCTGTTTTCACTGTTGAATATGTAGGCTTAAGTGAATACGTGCCAGCCAACAATGGGGAATATATAATAAAGACCAACAGATTGGTTAAAGATGTTACCGAAACAGACCTGCTGATTATACCTCCTGCCTTTGGCGATACTGCCCAGGGTGTTAAAGCCAATGCAGAAGCGCTACCCTACTTTAAAAAGTTACATGACAAGGGCTGCAGCGTAGCAAGCTTATGTTTGGGTGCCTTCCTGCTGGCCGAAACCGGTTTGCTGAACGGCAAGAAATGCTCTACGCACTGGGCCCACATTGATGAGTTTAGAAAGCGGTACCCCGACGTGGAAGTGGAAGACGGCGCTATAATTACGCAGCATGGTAATATTTACAGCAGCGGTGGTGCAAGCAGCTTGTGGAACTTGATACTATACCTGGTAGAAAAGTTTGCAGGCAGAGAAATAGCCGTAACCGTTTCCAAGTACTTTGCACTGGATATCGGGAGGGCCGGGCAATCTCAGTTCGCCATTTTCAAGGGTCAAAAAAACCATGGTGATGATGATATTAGAAAAGTGCAGGACTACATAGAGAAGCAGTATAGTGACAAGATACTAACGGGAACTTTGGCAGACCTGATCCATTCCAGCCGCAGAACATTTGAAAGAAGATTTAAAGAGGCTACCAATAATACCACCACCGAGTATTTACAGCGAGTACGTATCGAAGCTTCTAAAGCCCTGTTTGAAGCATCAAGAAAAAACGTTACAGAAATAATGCTTGAGGTGGGCTATTCAGATGTACGTGCATTTAGAGACACCTTCAAAAAAATTACGGGGCTTACTCCCATCGAATACAAAAACAAATTTGCAAGAACTGCTTATGAGGTGTAA